In Kiritimatiellia bacterium, one genomic interval encodes:
- a CDS encoding sigma-70 family RNA polymerase sigma factor translates to MSAEVPRPDPPDSAPGDLDLVEQARHGDYAAFEELIRRYQRRIYALVYNMTGHREDAEDLVQDVFIKAYRSLDGFKGDASFFTWIYRIAVNRTINFLKRRKREAADLRLDDMDPSAERDPAFLELRSRESPVREVTLGELQKKLNAALQNLSEKHRTVVVLHDIQGMPHEEIAKIMKCSVGTVRSRLFYARQHLQRELSEFAP, encoded by the coding sequence ATGAGCGCCGAGGTTCCTCGTCCTGACCCGCCGGATTCGGCGCCCGGCGACCTAGACCTTGTCGAGCAGGCCCGGCACGGCGACTACGCCGCCTTTGAGGAGCTGATTCGCCGCTACCAGCGTCGAATCTATGCACTCGTCTATAACATGACGGGGCACCGCGAGGACGCGGAGGACCTGGTCCAGGATGTCTTCATCAAGGCGTATCGGTCGTTGGACGGCTTCAAGGGCGACGCCTCGTTTTTCACGTGGATTTACCGAATTGCCGTCAATCGCACGATCAACTTCCTCAAGCGCCGGAAACGCGAGGCCGCCGACCTGCGCCTGGACGACATGGACCCGTCTGCGGAACGCGATCCCGCTTTCCTCGAATTGCGCTCGCGCGAGTCGCCGGTCCGCGAGGTGACCCTCGGCGAGCTGCAAAAAAAATTGAACGCGGCGCTGCAGAACTTGTCCGAAAAGCATAGGACGGTCGTGGTTCTCCACGACATCCAAGGCATGCCGCACGAGGAAATCGCAAAAATAATGAAGTGTTCGGTGGGCACGGTCCGCTCCAGGTTGTTTTATGCGCGGCAACATCTGCAGCGCGAGCTTTCCGAATTTGCGCCATGA